The following proteins come from a genomic window of Mytilus trossulus isolate FHL-02 unplaced genomic scaffold, PNRI_Mtr1.1.1.hap1 h1tg000247l__unscaffolded, whole genome shotgun sequence:
- the LOC134701597 gene encoding 2-amino-3-ketobutyrate coenzyme A ligase, mitochondrial-like, whose product MERIGDFVLKISKRHNHRALKYFTRKRSTQAAAAVQQDLQHELEGIKDAGTWKGERVITSKQGPTIHVAGSQADILNFCANNYLGLSSHPEVIEAGKTALDTHGAGLSSVRFICGTQDLHKELEDKISKFHKKEDTILYASCFDANAGLFEVLLGPEDAVISDELNHASIIDGIRLCKAKRFRYKHTDMKDLEQNLKDASSCHKKLIATDGVFSMDGSVAPLPDITRLGNEYGALVFIDECHGTGFFGPTGRGTDEHFGLEVDIINSTLGKAMGGAAGGYTSGPKELVQLLRQRSRPYLFSNTLPPPVVACASKAFDLIIQNPDLPKKLLTNTVRFRTKMTDAGFTISGDPGHPICPVMLGDAKLASTFADDMLEKGIYVIGFSYPVVPKGKSRIRVQISAAHSEQEIDRAVDAFVEIGRKLKVIN is encoded by the exons ATGGAAAGAATCGGGGATTTTGTACTTAAAATATCTAAACGTCACA ATCATCgcgctttaaaatattttaccagaaaGAGATCTACACAAGCTGCAGCTGCCGTACAACAAGACCTGCAACATGAACTAGAGGGCATAAAAGATGCCGGGACTTGGAAGGGAGAACGTGTCATCACTTCTAAACAAGGCCCTACAATTCACGTAGCGGGATCTCAAGCAGACATACTCAATTTCTGTGCAAACAACTACCTTGGTTTGTCT AGCCACCCTGAAGTTATTGAAGCCGGGAAGACAGCACTTGACACACACGGCGCTGGCCTCAGCTCTGTCCGATTTATATGCGGTACACAA GATCTGCACAAAGAACTTGAAGATAAAATCTCAAAATTCCACAAGAAAGAGGACACCATTTTATACGCTAGTTGCTTTGATGCAAATGCCGGCCTTTTTGAGGTATTGCTTGGACCTGAAGATGCTGTTATATCAGACGAATTAAACCATGCATCTATTATTGATGGAATACGTCTATGTAAAGCTAAAAGATTCAGATATAAACACACAGATATGAAAG atcttGAACAAAACTTGAAGGACGCATCCTCCTGTCACAAAAAGCTGATAGCCACTGATGGTGTATTTAGTATGGATGGCAGCGTCGCACCGTTGCC tgACATAACAAGACTTGGAAACGAGTATGGAGCCTTGGTCTTCATCGACGAATGTCATGGAACAGGATTTTTTGGACCAACCGGCAG AGGAACTGATGAGCATTTTGGATTGGAAGTTGATATCATAAACTCAACTCTCGGTAAAGCCATGGGAGGTGCTGCGG GTGGTTATACCTCTGGACCAAAAGAACTTGTACAGCTTCTCAGACAAAGATCCAGACCTTACTTGTTTTCAAACACATTACCCCCACCAGTAGTAGCATGTGCTAGCAAG GCCTTTGATTTGATAATACAGAATCCAGATTTACCGAAGAAGCTTTTGACCAATACAGTAAGATTTAGGACTAAAATGACGGACGCTGGTTTCACTATATCG GGTGATCCAGGACATCCCATTTGTCCAGTTATGTTAGGAGATGCCAAGTTAGCTAGTACTTTTGCTGATGATATGTTGG AGAAAGGTATCTATGTGATAGGATTCAGTTATCCAGTTGTTCCAAAAG gAAAATCACGAATCCGAGTACAGATATCTGCTGCTCATTCAGAGCAAGAAATTGATAGAGCTGTGGATGCTTTTGTTGAAATCGGCAGAAAACTCAAAGTCATCAATTAA